In Mytilus galloprovincialis chromosome 1, xbMytGall1.hap1.1, whole genome shotgun sequence, the following are encoded in one genomic region:
- the LOC143056070 gene encoding uncharacterized protein LOC143056070 isoform X2 produces the protein MSLDYRKYTYRPKRQDTRFRTSYSQMSQWMSKTQKQNRGLPDAMQMSLPNVMRDSRPINSNNDMVVFGSAPLPGAAMASIDEDVPQHLRYSHNAGYDDYHKAFRTVSNQWPSTSYPAFGPPRLRQGRAGGSWRHVKEVLQAGGNRIVFVDGHIRWEDNVKIDETPGGHLIQPDARAIRVKSRQSYTPGRIEVQPADVPDRFNC, from the exons ATGTCATTGGATTACAGAAAATATACCTACCGTCCAAAAAGACAAGATACAAGGTTCCG AACAAGCTACTCACAAATGTCCCAGTGGATGTCAAAAACACAGAAGCAAAATCGAGGACTCCCTGATGCCATGCAGATGTCTTTACCAAATGTGATGAGAGATTCGCGACCAATCAACTCTAACAATGACATGGTAGTGTTCGGTAGTGCTCCACTCCCCGGTGCTGCTATGGCTTCG ATAGACGAAGATGTGCCACAACATCTCAGATACTCACACAATGCCGGTTATGATGATTACCATAAAGCATTTAGAACTGTCAGCAATCAATGGCCATCCACCAGTTACCCAGCATTCGGACCTCCAAG ATTGCGGCAAGGTAGAGCAGGAGGCAGCTGGAGACACGTGAAAGAAGTACTTCAAGCTGGAGGCAATAGAATTGTCTTTGTAGATG GTCATATTAGGTGGGAAGATAATGTTAAAATAGATGAAACTCCTGGTGGTCATTTGATACAACCTGATGCTAGAGCTATTAGAGTCAAGAGCAGACAATCATATACACCAGGAAGAATTGAAG TACAACCAGCAGATGTTCCAGATAGATTTAACTGTTAA
- the LOC143056070 gene encoding uncharacterized protein LOC143056070 isoform X1 has translation MSLDYRKYTYRPKRQDTRFRTSYSQMSQWMSKTQKQNRGLPDAMQMSLPNVMRDSRPINSNNDMVVFGSAPLPGAAMASIDEDVPQHLRYSHNAGYDDYHKAFRTVSNQWPSTSYPAFGPPRLRQGRAGGSWRHVKEVLQAGGNRIVFVDGHIRWEDNVKIDETPGGHLIQPDARAIRVKSRQSYTPGRIEGLTTYHVNNRPGIENNHWQVV, from the exons ATGTCATTGGATTACAGAAAATATACCTACCGTCCAAAAAGACAAGATACAAGGTTCCG AACAAGCTACTCACAAATGTCCCAGTGGATGTCAAAAACACAGAAGCAAAATCGAGGACTCCCTGATGCCATGCAGATGTCTTTACCAAATGTGATGAGAGATTCGCGACCAATCAACTCTAACAATGACATGGTAGTGTTCGGTAGTGCTCCACTCCCCGGTGCTGCTATGGCTTCG ATAGACGAAGATGTGCCACAACATCTCAGATACTCACACAATGCCGGTTATGATGATTACCATAAAGCATTTAGAACTGTCAGCAATCAATGGCCATCCACCAGTTACCCAGCATTCGGACCTCCAAG ATTGCGGCAAGGTAGAGCAGGAGGCAGCTGGAGACACGTGAAAGAAGTACTTCAAGCTGGAGGCAATAGAATTGTCTTTGTAGATG GTCATATTAGGTGGGAAGATAATGTTAAAATAGATGAAACTCCTGGTGGTCATTTGATACAACCTGATGCTAGAGCTATTAGAGTCAAGAGCAGACAATCATATACACCAGGAAGAATTGAAG GTCTAACAACTTACCACGTAAATAACCGACCAGGAATAGAAAATAATCATTGGCAGGTTGTATAA